The Thermococcus sp. CX2 genome includes a window with the following:
- a CDS encoding S-adenosyl-l-methionine hydroxide adenosyltransferase family protein, whose amino-acid sequence MITLTTDFGLRGPYVGEMKVAMLRVNPSAVLVDVTHSVTRHSILEGSFVMEQVVKYSPRGTVHVGVIDPGVGTSRRAVIIEGEQFLVVPDNGLATLPLKHIKPRKAYEIDFDRVKRFTGWRISSTFHGRDIFGPVGALLDAGHSPEEFGREIDLDSLVRLEVEPKREGDVWKLKVIYIDDFGNVILNLENYGRPRAVELPGFSLTIPYLDTYGRVKPGEMLALPGSHDYLEIAVNQGSAADVLGLKVGDAVDVKLVQ is encoded by the coding sequence ATGATAACGCTGACGACGGACTTCGGCTTGAGGGGCCCCTACGTTGGCGAGATGAAGGTCGCCATGCTGAGGGTCAACCCCAGCGCGGTGCTGGTAGACGTTACCCACTCGGTAACGAGGCATTCGATTTTAGAGGGCTCCTTCGTCATGGAGCAGGTTGTCAAGTATTCCCCCAGGGGAACGGTTCACGTCGGTGTCATCGATCCGGGCGTTGGCACCTCGAGGAGGGCGGTAATAATCGAGGGCGAACAGTTTTTAGTCGTTCCAGATAACGGTCTGGCCACTCTCCCGTTGAAACATATAAAGCCCAGAAAGGCTTACGAGATAGACTTCGACAGGGTCAAACGCTTCACAGGCTGGAGGATAAGCTCCACCTTCCACGGCAGGGACATATTCGGCCCCGTTGGGGCGTTACTCGATGCTGGGCATTCTCCGGAGGAGTTCGGCAGGGAGATTGATCTGGATTCGCTCGTCAGGCTCGAGGTGGAGCCGAAAAGGGAAGGAGATGTTTGGAAGCTGAAGGTCATCTACATCGACGACTTCGGCAACGTCATCCTGAACCTTGAGAACTACGGAAGGCCAAGGGCAGTTGAGCTTCCCGGCTTCAGCCTTACTATTCCATACCTCGATACCTACGGCCGTGTAAAGCCCGGTGAGATGCTCGCTTTACCTGGCAGCCATGATTACCTCGAGATAGCGGTCAATCAGGGTTCAGCTGCAGATGTGTTGGGTCTGAAAGTTGGGGATGCCGTGGATGTGAAGTTAGTCCAATGA